GTTTTTTGGAATCGACCGGATCAATTGATAAGGCttaaagaaatagaaaaagaagaaatataagTAGATTGGAACAATATCATCTCTAAATACTATTGTAGAAGTGAAAATATCAATGTGTTGGAAATGTTTTTACTATGTAGGATAAACATCCCACTAAAGTGAATATACAGAGATGTCAGTTGTAACCATTGGCAATTTTACTAAAACTTTTCAAATGTTGTTTTACTATTCGAGGCTTACACACAAAAAGGGGGACATTTCTTCTCATTATGGGCGAAGTCCCGAAAGGATACAGAACGAGACAAAGAGTAACCGTAGAATGCATGAAACTGATTAGTCGAACCATTTTCTGCTTACTTTTATCAAATTCACGTATTCTAATACTAAAACATGCATTCACATCTTTATTTTCTCTACCAGTGGAACCTCTGTTTTATAAGCAAATTCCATAAGCTTCAGTTCactcaaataataaaaattcgaCCGTTTTTTGTCGATCACAGTAGTCTCGTTACTAGTCACGTTAGACCAATCATACATTTTTCCGTTTCaataaatacttttttaaaaataaaaggctaaaagttttttttttgacaaagaaagGCTAAAATTTTCAATCAATACAATACAACAGCTTTTAGTTTCAAATTTCTTTGTagtataataattaataaagaacaatctgtttatatatttaaaaaggtATTGTCTATTTGTCCctcaataattttattttaggatGCCTCACATGTCTCTCTGACTAAATATAacatatctattctattaataaaaaaacagaaaactaaataattttaatttcttttgagAAAAATGGTATAGCCTTAAGTTTGGAACACCGAACAACatctaaaaagaagaaaaaaaagaaacattttctaaCAAAAGCGAATATCACAACGCGAAAAAACCAACAATAACTGGAATTGGTTTATCGTTCACGTAAATCTGCCTCAATAAAGATCCATCAAAAAGATTCATCCTTTCCATCAACACATTGTTTTTTACTTCATAAAATCGTTAACTTATTTAATTACAGAAAAATGGGCTGTGGAAAATCGAAACACGATGTTGTTACGGGAAACACCAGGACGATCAGAAAACCCTTAGAATCTGAATCAGTGAAGGGTAAAGAAAATGAGACAATTAAAAAACAAGAAAGCTGCCAATGTCAGAAACCCACCGACGTGGCCGCTGCGGTTTCTGCAGACCGGCCAGATATCACCTTGGAAAACAATGCCAAGAAATCAAAGGAAAAAGAAGCTGAAGTAGATTGTGGTGAGAAGTCAGAGGAAAAGGAAACCACCATTTTGCCGCCGGTAATGGCCATAGTGCCAGAAAATATTGTGACGGAGGAAACATCCAACGACGTAAATGAGAGCGTATTGATTGTGGATGAACAAAATGGTACGTAAATAATATAATCTAATTACATGCTGATACTCTCTTCTTTGAAAACTAGATCGGACAAGAAAATCGTAAGTAAATTAGTTCATCTGTgacaatattttgaaaataagtaTTTGACGAAGATcatgtttgttttatattatatcacgttatttacattttaaaatcaCACGCAAGAAAATCATTTCCTACTTACATTTTGTCATTGTATGATTTTTTATGTTGTTTTGGTTTTCATTTgcaaaatttaaacaaaattttggtTATTTAACGAAAAAAGTCCTATATCTTGTCATAGTTTCTTCATTTCCATGCGgtttataattttgaagtaaTATGTTGCAGTTGTGAAACTAAGTCGATGTTTTACTGTAattttatatagaaattatACGGCTGATATAGATAATAAGTATATTTTCTCCTTCAGAGTTGTACTGTGTGTTGTGTAGAAAACATTGAcgcatatgttttttttttggtttgaatagCAGAAGAAGGTGATATTGAGCCGGTGGTCGAAGAGGAAAAAAGTATTGACGATAAAATTTCGGGTGACGGCGACGCTGAAATTTCACCTCCCGAGACTGAAGAACTAAAACCAGATGTACAAACTCCGGTAACAGCAGAATCAGAACTTCAAGATACTTTAACTACAGAGAATGTGGCCGTAGAAAACGTAGAAACTGCGTCCACAGAAAACGATGAAGTTCCAGTTTTAAAGGACGAAGATAAAGTTGATCATGTAGAGgtataaaagttaaatttatgGTAATTAGTTTGATATCATAGTTGTTATGATATAAGAAATCTCTTACATAACTTGCCTATTCGTTTTGGGGTTGTGTAGGAAAATCTGGCAAAGGAAGTTGGGTCGGCATgaacaaaacaaacatatcGATTAACTTTATTCCATTTATAAAAACACTCGATGCACCACAAAATCCAATCTATTGTTTCTTTATTTagtattatatttgaaaaacgATATTCAAGGGATTGTATTTTGTTTCgtttaaacatatttataacTTTTGGTGGGAAACACAAATTTTGAAACTTTATCAGTTTCATTAGCTATCAAAGGTATAAAATAACTACTTTATTTTGTatggttttaattttatgatatattaaGCGTtaactattaattatatacaaTCGTCCTATtccaaaaaaacaacaacataatATGCGTTAGGTGATTGTTATCTAGCTGGCCAGACGTGAAAATTAGCTGCAAGTTGTATACAAGATTATCAAATTAAAGAAATTTTTGAATTTGGATCAATCCATCACTAAATTCTTCACTATCCATAACAAAGTTTTTTGGAAGTGATTGTTCAACCCCATTGTAGAATATTACATTCTAACTATTACGCCAAAGTGTGTAAAGAATTGGATTCTAATACCATATTAGCAATTTTGTTAGATTGCCACTCCTTTTCTTCTGCTTTATATAAATTAtcagttgttcaaaaaaaaaaaggacggTACGGGCCAGTTGTGGAACAATTAAGATGTGATTTTGCATATTATGTACGTATATGTGTCGGTACGTGAATCACGTACGCTGAAAATCATAATAAACTTTTATCTTGATATGAGAATAACGACTCTTGAGATCAACATTGGGCCACCATTAAAATCATGAGTTTCTAAAATCATTGAAAGGcgcaaaataaaaaatgtgacTTAGCATTTCAGTTGTTTTATTTTGGGATACTGCTTCGCTATCAAATCCATCTTCGTAGCCATGAGTTTGACTTAACATAACTTTTATTCATAGAATAGGGAATAAAGCTCAAGTTGGATTGATTCTTGAGGCTTGACACCGTAATATTCGAACTTCATGCATGACGATAAGGCTAAAACGGAACCACATAGTTTACCTTTTTCTCACAAGTGGTCAGGATTATTAAGATAATATCATGCGATCTCTGATCTCACAAATAttgaagaagcaatggagctGGAAACTTTTATCTAAGACGTatctaaaagttaaaactatttCAAAGGGGTGGCAACGATCAAATTTTTATGGAACATCGAATTTTCAGCacaacaatttataaaaatcaagaTTGAATGGGCTAGCTTAGAATATTTTTGCCCATCATTTGAGTAAAATACcagttacaaaaataattaaatagaacaaaaatcacaaaacattgacaattatatttagtaaaaaaaaaattgaacaattatatttttcactTTGTCACAACATATAGTTATATCAGTACTTAGTTGCACAAAATAgttatattagaaaataaaagtttttttttttgtaactgatagAAAATAAAAGTTCTTTCGTATCAAACTAAAAGATTGGAAGCTATCTTTAAATTATTCCAGTTTCAAGAATGTTTAACAAACTAAATAATGCGATATAAGAAAATGCGATACTGCAGTTCTTTTACAGCTCAATAAATTGAAAGACCGTACTACATATAAACATCACATGATTCGTCCGTATCATATTATTCTTCACAGCTAAGATTTTGTTATATCCTTTTATAAAGAAGACTCAAACACTATTTTGTCCATTTCACAGTTGATAACCTTTTTTGATCCTTTAGTTTGTAAGAGCCACGAGTAACTCAACCGACCATAACTCCAACTTTTTACATATTCCCACCATCTTAacattcttttattattttttaaaaatgtggaAACTCTTAATACTATTGAAAACCAGACACGTACATAATATCCCCAAAATAACAGAACCAAGGATTCGAACAATAGCATAGAATCTTCATTTTCAGTTGTCTGCATGCATTTGCGAAGTTGCTATATATAGGAACACTTATAGTCGATCTTAACACATCAACACACAAGAATTCAAAGTCACTTCTCTCATTTTGGTCCCAAATTTCCTAAAGCTTTCCAGTTTCCACATTTCCCCTTAAAATTTTCCATATCCTAAAAGGAAATTAATTCTTTCAAAAACCATAATTTTATCACCGATGGAGAAGCTACAAAAGATGGTATCCGAGAAACCTGTTGTGATCTTCAGCAAGAACTCGTGCTGCATGTCCCACTCAATCAAGACTCTCTTCGTCGACTTTGGCGTGAACCCAACGATCTATGAATTAGATGAGATCAACAGAGGTAAGGAGATAGAACAAGCACTAGCTCAGCTAGGCTGCAGCCCGACTGTTCCTGTGGTGTTCATAGGAGCCCAACTCGTTGGTGGAGCCAATCAAGTCATGAGTCTTCATCTCAATCGCTCTCTCGTCCCAATGCTTAAGCGCGTTGGAGCGCTATGGGTTTGATAATAAACGCACACAATAGAAAAATCCGCATCAAGTCACTTAGTCACCTAGCCTAAGTATGTACCTTGCAAATTATTCTAATATTTTGTAAGAACAAGATGAAACTAAAAAATTAGATCATCCAcacatatattttaactaaatcttTCTAAGTTTTGATGAGATAAATTATGAATGTACCTATTTTTAAAACGTGCAATTATTAAAGGCAGCTTGAGTCTTTCCTATGGCATTTTCCTTCTCTTTTCTATATACATCTTTTAAAACTTCGGTGCTCAATCCCGATTAATATACATAGTGCAACCGAATGGCTCAATCCAATCGTAATTATAATCCAACTTTATCCTAAAATTTTGCTTAATATCGGTGTTTTTAGACCCGGACCGGATCGACAGTCGGACCGGATTAAACCATGAACCAACAACAATCCGGATTGAGTTAGTGTCAAAACTTAGCTAAAACTGAACCGATCTCCTATCGAACCGTCAAAAACCCCTATCGAACCGTCAAAAATCCATAAACCAACGATCCAATGAACCGACCTAACttcaatttatatataaaccaaaattttgttagtaaaataattatttttttcttttaaagtaaaaatatgatctactaaaatttaataaagtagtgacttttgtttttttttctttagacgTCTCTACAATTCGTAAATCACAAGATTCacaaagtttaattttcatgttaaatattgattttgtcTATTTCTCACTTTGTTTAGATTTTAACTGATGATCACTTGTTTTGAAAACTTTAATAATTGAAACATTAATGTCTgtgaaatttatatttcaaagtataatttttaactaatgtttgtataaatttttaataaggtGATGAAGGTTTAAAATGATAAGATCTaagaattaaatttaaatgttcTTTTCATACTGATTTTAGATTTaaactattaaattattttattaactttgttacattttaatagttattttaagtttttctaaACTTTATGACTAGTTAAACATTTTATTCGATATAatctatttttgtaaaatatgtatattatttacaaaatattattaaatatggTTTAGCCTCCGGTTTGAATCCGGTCGAACCACAATGACTCAAGATATTTTCGGTTAACTAGTCGGTCCTATTTTAAAACCACTGTTTAATATTAACAATATGTgcttaataaaatacataatgttAGTTTGAGTGACATCTATTTATGTAATCACACATAATAGcataatgtttcttttaatagtataggaAAAcctttaaaactttatatttttaaataaaattataattatgtatttaaCTTTATAGAAATCAATCCAGGCTACCATCCACAAGATAAAAATACAAGTCTTATGTATAATCCATGAGTTAATGATTCTTTATTTATGTAGTTTAGGAACATTTATGAAGATACAAATTTCTCTTTAAGGCAATTTGACTCtttatacttctttttttttgctaaaatattttctatatttttatcatgATTATTTGATATCTTGATGGGGAATATAGGCAATCAATTTCAAAATGGGAATTAAACTACTCATATGAGAGTTTTTTGTCGGCCCAAGTTCCATTAAATGGAAAGCCCAATAAAGCAATGGAACGATCGTATCTTACATTAGTTAGTATATTACACTAATATATTACATAGTCATACCAATTATCATAATTTCTCAATTTGTtctaatgtttatttatattttatggttATACAATTTCTCGGTTATTTTGACCAAGGTTGCATGGAAGCTTTGTCGGACGTACGCTTCCCGTTTGGAAATCGGAATCGGAATCAGAAGCTTGTGGAAGCTCT
The genomic region above belongs to Raphanus sativus cultivar WK10039 unplaced genomic scaffold, ASM80110v3 Scaffold1822, whole genome shotgun sequence and contains:
- the LOC108852127 gene encoding monothiol glutaredoxin-S4, coding for MEKLQKMVSEKPVVIFSKNSCCMSHSIKTLFVDFGVNPTIYELDEINRGKEIEQALAQLGCSPTVPVVFIGAQLVGGANQVMSLHLNRSLVPMLKRVGALWV
- the LOC108853407 gene encoding uncharacterized protein LOC108853407; the encoded protein is MGCGKSKHDVVTGNTRTIRKPLESESVKGKENETIKKQESCQCQKPTDVAAAVSADRPDITLENNAKKSKEKEAEVDCGEKSEEKETTILPPVMAIVPENIVTEETSNDVNESVLIVDEQNAEEGDIEPVVEEEKSIDDKISGDGDAEISPPETEELKPDVQTPVTAESELQDTLTTENVAVENVETASTENDEVPVLKDEDKVDHVEENLAKEVGSA